The Pricia mediterranea genome includes a window with the following:
- a CDS encoding NADH:ubiquinone reductase (Na(+)-transporting) subunit B encodes MSDKRLTFKKRLHIIKHHFRGKKMAPAFNALHTFLYTPDETTHNGSHIRAADDLKRTMNTVILALVPVLLFSMFNAGYQHYAAIDAANGVAREVSVFGNFLTWENFWIGIIKVLPLVIVSYGVGLLVEFIFAVLRGHEVEEGYLVTGMLVPLIVPIDTPLWMLAVSVVFGVIIGKEVFGGTGMNILNPALTIRAFLFFAYPTWMSGDKVWVYEAVDRAGGPDAISGETVLGYLAQGQEYSYSVADMFWGFIPGSVGETPTFLILLGGIFLIFSKIASWRIMLSAIIGSLVMGLMFNGVVEMGWIGETSKFYGLMSFDFWKHLIVGGLAFGIVYMATDPVTGAQTNVGKWWYGFFIGFMSVMIRVFNPAYPEGVFLAILLMNVFAPTIDHYVIKGNVKRRLKRMKNATILPKDSEGEAKELQVETA; translated from the coding sequence ATGAGTGATAAAAGACTGACTTTTAAGAAGAGGCTGCACATTATCAAGCACCATTTTCGGGGCAAGAAAATGGCACCGGCCTTCAATGCGCTGCATACGTTTTTATATACGCCAGACGAGACCACGCACAACGGAAGCCATATTCGTGCTGCCGACGACCTAAAGCGTACGATGAACACTGTAATCCTGGCGCTGGTCCCGGTGCTGCTGTTCTCGATGTTCAACGCCGGTTACCAGCACTACGCGGCCATTGACGCGGCGAACGGGGTGGCCCGGGAGGTCTCCGTATTCGGTAATTTTTTAACCTGGGAGAACTTTTGGATCGGCATCATTAAAGTGCTGCCGCTAGTAATAGTTTCGTATGGGGTCGGTTTATTGGTGGAGTTTATCTTTGCCGTGCTCAGGGGCCATGAGGTAGAGGAAGGCTATTTGGTCACCGGAATGTTGGTGCCTTTGATCGTTCCCATCGATACGCCGCTCTGGATGTTGGCCGTTTCGGTAGTATTCGGTGTAATTATCGGAAAAGAGGTGTTCGGGGGTACGGGAATGAATATATTGAACCCGGCCCTTACCATCCGTGCCTTTTTATTCTTCGCTTATCCTACCTGGATGAGCGGTGACAAGGTATGGGTCTATGAGGCCGTTGATCGCGCCGGGGGTCCCGATGCCATTTCCGGTGAAACCGTACTGGGCTATCTGGCACAGGGTCAAGAATATTCTTATTCGGTAGCCGATATGTTCTGGGGATTTATTCCCGGTTCGGTGGGGGAGACCCCGACATTTTTGATACTGCTCGGCGGAATATTCCTGATTTTCAGTAAAATCGCCAGTTGGCGGATCATGCTCAGTGCCATCATCGGTTCTTTGGTGATGGGCCTGATGTTCAACGGCGTCGTGGAAATGGGATGGATCGGCGAGACCAGTAAATTTTACGGGTTGATGAGCTTCGATTTCTGGAAGCATTTGATCGTAGGCGGACTGGCCTTTGGAATCGTTTATATGGCGACCGATCCGGTGACGGGAGCGCAGACCAATGTTGGAAAATGGTGGTACGGCTTTTTTATCGGGTTTATGTCCGTCATGATCAGGGTCTTTAACCCCGCATATCCCGAGGGTGTATTTTTGGCCATCCTATTGATGAACGTGTTTGCACCGACCATTGATCATTATGTCATTAAGGGGAACGTAAAAAGAAGATTGAAACGAATGAAGAACGCCACCATCCTTCCGAAGGATTCCGAAGGTGAGGCAAAGGAACTTCAAGTAGAAACTGCATAG
- a CDS encoding Na(+)-translocating NADH-quinone reductase subunit C yields the protein MAFNTDKNLYTVIFAAMMVVVVGSLLAFMASSLESRIKENERFEKQQNILYAMGVNENVDKGGVEFVPTDIVEGEFEKYIVDQLVIKGDSILEDNEAYLIDMKRQLARISKGETPRLPLFVGEKDGEQLYIIPMYGKGLWDAIWGFIALDKNMVVQGVFFDHKGETPGLGANINQRYFMDDFTGETIMQDTRYAGISVAKGNNDPLNERKDDNKVDALAGATITGDGVSAMIKQSVDLYKDYLDGIREN from the coding sequence ATGGCATTCAATACGGATAAAAATCTCTATACGGTAATCTTTGCGGCCATGATGGTGGTCGTGGTCGGCTCTTTGCTGGCCTTTATGGCATCGAGTCTGGAAAGCCGCATCAAGGAGAACGAACGCTTTGAGAAACAACAGAACATTTTATACGCCATGGGCGTGAACGAAAATGTCGATAAGGGTGGGGTCGAGTTCGTTCCCACCGATATTGTGGAGGGCGAATTCGAAAAATATATCGTCGATCAATTGGTCATTAAAGGCGATAGTATTTTAGAGGATAACGAGGCTTATCTTATCGACATGAAGCGGCAACTGGCGCGAATTTCGAAGGGCGAGACCCCTCGACTGCCTTTGTTTGTCGGTGAAAAGGACGGTGAACAACTCTATATCATCCCTATGTACGGCAAAGGCCTTTGGGATGCCATCTGGGGCTTTATCGCACTGGACAAGAACATGGTGGTTCAAGGCGTATTCTTCGACCACAAGGGGGAAACTCCCGGGCTGGGCGCCAACATCAACCAACGCTATTTTATGGATGATTTTACCGGCGAGACCATCATGCAGGATACCCGCTATGCCGGTATCAGTGTTGCCAAGGGCAACAACGATCCCTTGAACGAACGTAAAGACGACAATAAGGTCGATGCCCTGGCCGGAGCCACGATTACGGGCGACGGCGTTTCGGCTATGATCAAACAAAGCGTCGACCTTTACAAGGATTATTTGGACGGAATAAGAGAAAACTAG
- a CDS encoding NADH:ubiquinone reductase (Na(+)-transporting) subunit D — translation MALLTKKDANLIIDPLTDNNPITIQVLGICSALAITAELKASVVMAIAVIFVMGVGNVVISLMRNIIPAKIKIIVQLIVVATLVIVVDQVLKAFAYELSKTLSVFVGLIITNCIIMGRFEAFALGNGLWRSFLDGIGNALGYGVILVIVGFIRELLGSGTLFGYPVLGDPIAKTGLYATGYENNGFMIIPPAALIVVGIIIWVQRTQNPALVEEG, via the coding sequence ATGGCACTGTTGACAAAAAAAGATGCTAATCTCATCATCGATCCGTTGACGGACAACAACCCCATTACCATTCAGGTGTTGGGCATTTGCTCCGCCCTTGCGATCACCGCCGAGCTCAAGGCTTCGGTGGTCATGGCGATAGCCGTTATTTTCGTGATGGGGGTGGGCAACGTGGTCATTTCGTTGATGCGGAACATCATTCCCGCAAAAATCAAGATTATCGTACAGCTGATCGTAGTGGCCACCTTGGTCATCGTCGTCGATCAGGTGCTCAAGGCCTTCGCCTATGAATTGAGCAAGACATTGTCGGTGTTCGTAGGCCTTATCATTACCAATTGTATTATTATGGGCCGATTTGAGGCATTCGCCTTAGGCAACGGGTTGTGGAGGTCTTTTCTCGATGGCATCGGAAATGCCTTGGGGTATGGGGTCATTCTTGTTATCGTGGGGTTTATACGGGAACTTTTGGGGTCGGGTACCCTCTTTGGTTATCCGGTTTTAGGGGATCCGATCGCCAAGACGGGATTATACGCCACGGGTTATGAGAACAATGGTTTTATGATTATTCCGCCGGCGGCCCTGATTGTGGTAGGCATCATTATTTGGGTACAACGTACACAGAACCCGGCATTGGTAGAAGAGGGTTGA
- the nqrE gene encoding NADH:ubiquinone reductase (Na(+)-transporting) subunit E: MLEHIELFFRSIFIDNMVFAVFLGMCSYLAVSKKVATAVGLGAAVIFVLGVTVPLNWLLDQYLLRDGALAWLGPEYADYNLGFLSFILFIATIATMVQLVEIVVEKFSPALYNSLGIFLPLIAVNCAILGGSLFMQSRDIQTFGLAVNYGISSGIGWFLAILTIAAIREKIRYSNVPPPLRGLGITFIITGLMGIGFQSFGGMLTGGDEVPPAEETTVEVPVKSEGTNTEQTVERTAVTGADSEKKEIENELSKKDKEISYTEAINR; this comes from the coding sequence ATGTTAGAGCATATCGAATTATTCTTTAGGTCCATCTTTATCGACAACATGGTGTTCGCCGTGTTCTTGGGGATGTGTTCCTATCTCGCGGTCTCCAAAAAGGTGGCTACAGCGGTGGGTCTGGGAGCGGCCGTCATTTTCGTATTGGGCGTCACCGTACCCTTGAACTGGCTGTTGGATCAGTACCTATTGCGCGACGGGGCGTTGGCCTGGTTGGGGCCGGAATATGCGGACTACAACCTTGGATTTTTATCCTTTATCCTGTTTATCGCCACCATCGCGACCATGGTACAGCTGGTAGAGATCGTAGTGGAGAAATTTTCTCCGGCACTCTACAACTCCTTGGGGATATTCCTGCCCTTGATTGCCGTGAACTGTGCTATTTTAGGAGGCTCGCTCTTTATGCAGTCCCGCGACATACAGACCTTCGGTCTCGCCGTCAATTATGGGATTAGTTCGGGCATCGGCTGGTTCCTGGCCATTCTGACCATCGCCGCAATTCGGGAAAAGATACGCTATTCCAATGTCCCGCCCCCTTTGCGCGGTCTGGGCATCACCTTTATTATAACGGGACTGATGGGTATTGGTTTCCAGAGTTTCGGAGGAATGTTGACCGGGGGTGACGAAGTTCCACCTGCAGAAGAGACTACGGTCGAGGTACCTGTAAAAAGTGAGGGGACCAACACGGAACAAACAGTGGAACGTACGGCCGTAACCGGGGCCGATTCCGAGAAGAAGGAAATAGAAAACGAGCTTTCCAAAAAGGACAAGGAAATCTCCTATACAGAAGCAATAAACCGATAA
- the nqrF gene encoding NADH:ubiquinone reductase (Na(+)-transporting) subunit F has protein sequence MILATSTGGTILITVVAFLILTMLLVALLLFTKEKLSPSGPVTLTINGEKKMEVESGSSLLTTLGNKKVFLPSACGGGGTCIQCECHVLSGGGEALPTETPHFSKRELAEGARLACQVKVKQDMDITIPEEVFGIKKWPAKVVRNYNVASFIKEFVVEIQEDMGYKAGGYIQIEIPPCEIKYEDIDITAHPEEHEKPDKFQEEWDKFNLWPLVMKNPELEERAYSMASYPAEGKEIMLNVRIATPPWDRSKNGWMDVNPGIASSYIFSLKEGDDVTISGPFGEFFINESDSEMLYVGGGAGMAPMRSHLYHLFKTLKTNRKVSYWYGGRSKRELFYIDHFKQLEKDFPNFKFYMALSEPAEEDDWKVKEDIDAPGDGFVGFIHNCVIDNYLSKHDAPEDIELYFCGPPLMNKAVQKMGEDYGIPDEHIRFDDFGG, from the coding sequence ATGATTCTAGCTACTAGCACGGGCGGCACCATACTGATCACCGTAGTCGCCTTTCTGATACTGACCATGTTGTTGGTCGCTTTGTTACTGTTCACCAAAGAAAAGCTTTCGCCTTCCGGCCCCGTTACCTTGACCATCAACGGGGAAAAAAAGATGGAAGTGGAATCCGGAAGTTCCCTGTTGACCACCCTGGGAAACAAAAAGGTCTTTTTGCCCTCTGCCTGTGGTGGTGGGGGAACCTGTATTCAGTGCGAATGCCACGTGCTTTCAGGAGGTGGTGAAGCCCTGCCCACGGAGACCCCGCACTTTTCCAAGAGGGAACTTGCCGAAGGGGCCCGGTTGGCCTGCCAGGTGAAGGTGAAACAGGACATGGATATTACGATACCCGAAGAGGTATTCGGAATCAAAAAATGGCCCGCCAAAGTGGTGCGTAACTACAATGTAGCCTCTTTTATCAAGGAATTCGTGGTCGAGATCCAAGAAGATATGGGCTATAAGGCCGGGGGCTATATCCAGATCGAAATTCCGCCCTGTGAAATCAAATATGAGGATATCGATATTACCGCCCACCCCGAAGAGCATGAAAAACCGGACAAATTCCAGGAAGAGTGGGACAAGTTCAATCTATGGCCCTTGGTCATGAAGAATCCCGAGTTGGAAGAGCGTGCCTATTCCATGGCATCCTATCCTGCAGAAGGTAAGGAGATCATGTTGAACGTACGGATTGCGACCCCGCCCTGGGACCGCTCCAAGAATGGCTGGATGGACGTGAATCCCGGAATTGCCTCATCCTATATATTTTCCTTGAAAGAAGGTGACGATGTGACCATATCGGGGCCTTTTGGCGAGTTCTTTATCAACGAATCCGATTCTGAAATGCTCTATGTCGGAGGTGGTGCGGGAATGGCGCCCATGCGGTCGCATCTCTACCACCTGTTCAAGACCTTAAAGACGAATCGAAAGGTCTCGTACTGGTACGGGGGCCGTTCGAAGCGGGAACTGTTCTATATCGATCACTTCAAGCAGTTGGAGAAAGATTTTCCGAACTTTAAGTTTTATATGGCCCTGTCGGAACCTGCGGAGGAAGATGATTGGAAGGTCAAGGAGGATATCGATGCACCGGGAGACGGTTTTGTCGGATTTATCCACAACTGCGTTATCGACAATTACTTGAGCAAGCACGACGCGCCAGAGGACATCGAGCTTTACTTCTGTGGTCCTCCCTTGATGAACAAAGCGGTGCAAAAAATGGGAGAGGATTACGGTATTCCCGATGAGCATATCCGATTCGATGATTTCGGAGGATAA
- a CDS encoding Na(+)-translocating NADH-quinone reductase subunit F — protein sequence MGKALTEQELHNLAMNIVGKQLEAEGYEFMGVNSKPKKNPQFVCLKDKQLHFIVVRQVSYPDDPKTYDAELMQKIKDHAENFEAKSYYAGVGLSNAQDQKLPVYLNEDYIVDYDGLIEV from the coding sequence ATGGGTAAAGCCCTTACGGAGCAGGAACTGCACAACTTGGCGATGAACATTGTCGGAAAACAACTGGAAGCCGAAGGTTACGAATTTATGGGGGTGAACAGTAAACCGAAGAAGAATCCGCAGTTTGTATGCCTGAAAGACAAGCAACTGCATTTTATCGTGGTACGGCAGGTGTCCTACCCCGATGATCCCAAGACGTATGACGCGGAGCTCATGCAGAAAATTAAAGACCACGCGGAGAATTTCGAGGCCAAATCATACTATGCGGGCGTCGGCCTTTCGAATGCCCAGGACCAAAAACTGCCGGTGTACCTGAACGAAGATTATATCGTGGACTACGACGGCTTGATCGAAGTCTAA
- a CDS encoding FAD:protein FMN transferase, translating to MKYTYLALLAVLLFSCSEGSKTHKNQNVGSALGTSYSLIYLSDEPLNLKQEIDSVFEAVNRSLSTYIPDSDISKINRGDTTVTIDALFRDVFELSKEIHRKTDGYFDPTVGTLVDAWGFGPGPQMDLDSTRVDSLLQFVGFDKVNRTERNTITKANPDIHFDFNAIAKGYAVDRLAQLMDAHKIQNYLLEVGGELVAKGTNTIKEKPWVVGIDDPQMGETRELKILVHLKDRALASSGNYRKFRTDSVTGNTYVHTIDPKTGFTKNANILGATTIADTCAKADAYATAFMAMDLDKTIALLADLPELEAYIIYVDKNGDTQEFMTEGFKTMIVE from the coding sequence ATGAAATACACGTATTTAGCCCTCCTTGCCGTACTACTTTTTTCATGTTCGGAAGGTTCGAAAACCCATAAGAACCAAAATGTGGGCAGTGCTTTGGGTACTTCCTACAGTTTGATCTACCTCTCCGATGAACCTTTGAATCTAAAGCAAGAAATAGATTCGGTATTTGAGGCGGTCAACCGATCTCTATCTACCTATATTCCGGACTCCGATATCTCCAAAATTAATCGTGGCGACACTACCGTGACGATCGATGCCTTGTTTCGCGATGTGTTTGAGCTCTCCAAGGAGATCCATCGGAAAACGGACGGCTACTTCGATCCGACAGTAGGCACATTGGTCGATGCCTGGGGGTTCGGTCCCGGGCCTCAAATGGACCTTGACAGTACCCGAGTCGATAGCTTGCTGCAATTCGTGGGTTTCGATAAGGTGAACCGGACCGAAAGAAATACCATAACAAAGGCGAATCCCGATATCCATTTTGATTTCAATGCGATTGCCAAAGGCTATGCCGTCGATCGATTGGCACAGCTTATGGACGCGCATAAGATTCAAAACTATTTGTTGGAAGTCGGGGGCGAGCTCGTCGCGAAGGGCACGAATACGATAAAGGAAAAGCCTTGGGTCGTAGGAATTGACGATCCCCAGATGGGCGAGACCCGGGAACTTAAGATTTTGGTCCATCTCAAGGATAGGGCTTTGGCGTCATCCGGAAACTACAGAAAATTCCGGACCGATTCGGTTACGGGAAATACGTATGTTCATACTATCGACCCAAAAACGGGATTTACCAAAAATGCCAATATTTTAGGAGCTACTACTATCGCAGATACCTGTGCCAAGGCCGACGCCTATGCCACCGCCTTTATGGCTATGGATCTGGACAAGACCATCGCATTATTGGCGGATCTCCCCGAACTGGAAGCCTATATCATCTATGTAGATAAGAACGGAGATACCCAGGAATTCATGACCGAAGGATTCAAGACGATGATTGTGGAATAA
- a CDS encoding class I SAM-dependent methyltransferase, with amino-acid sequence MKRIFKFFLNVFPRPILIQLSYLARPLLALWMRGNRYEDPIDGKRFKAFFPYGYEHPRENVLSPSTLSLERHRLLWLYLDRETDFFDAPLKVLHFAPEQAFYKRFRKLENLDYTTTDLHSPLADIKADICDLPFEDNSFDVLLCNHVLEHIPDDTQAMSEMYRVLKKGGWGIFQVPQDLKRDNTFEDDSITDKKERAGIFGQYDHVRIYGRDYFDKLRSIGFTVEEVDYTTSLSASEVDRYRLALGEIIPLVRK; translated from the coding sequence ATGAAACGGATCTTCAAATTCTTCCTGAATGTCTTTCCCAGACCCATACTGATACAACTTAGCTATCTGGCCCGTCCCCTACTGGCCCTTTGGATGCGCGGGAATCGCTACGAAGATCCTATCGACGGCAAGCGCTTCAAGGCTTTTTTTCCCTATGGCTACGAGCATCCCCGTGAAAACGTGCTCTCCCCCTCTACCCTATCGCTCGAACGGCATCGGTTGCTGTGGCTGTATCTCGACCGGGAGACCGATTTCTTTGACGCCCCCCTAAAGGTACTGCATTTCGCCCCCGAGCAGGCCTTTTATAAACGTTTCCGCAAGCTCGAGAACTTAGATTATACCACTACCGATCTCCATTCTCCTCTAGCGGATATCAAGGCCGATATCTGCGACCTGCCATTCGAGGACAATAGCTTTGACGTTCTCTTGTGCAACCATGTTCTCGAACATATTCCCGATGACACCCAGGCCATGTCCGAAATGTACCGGGTGCTCAAAAAAGGGGGATGGGGTATCTTTCAGGTTCCCCAAGACCTAAAACGGGATAACACCTTTGAAGACGATTCCATTACCGACAAAAAAGAACGCGCCGGGATTTTCGGACAGTACGATCACGTACGCATTTACGGAAGGGACTATTTTGACAAGCTCAGAAGCATCGGTTTCACCGTGGAAGAAGTGGACTATACCACGTCATTGTCGGCCTCGGAAGTGGACCGGTACCGTCTTGCCCTAGGGGAAATCATTCCTCTCGTACGAAAGTAA
- the map gene encoding type I methionyl aminopeptidase: protein MIKIKTPEEIEVMRESALVVSKTLGMLASEIKPGVNALYLDKLAEEFIREQGAEPGFLGMYDFPNTLNMSPNAQVVHGIPNKEPLKEGDILSVDCGALKNGYYGDHAYTFAIGAIDPETEKLLRVTKESLYIGIREFKVGKRVGDVAYAIQNYCESHGYGVVRELVGHGLGKELHESPEMPNYGRRGRGKKFKEGMVVAIEPMINRGTRRIKQLKDGWTILTADGQPSAHFEHNVAIVDGKPELLSTFQYIYEALGINSDEEDEFRQSKLVI from the coding sequence ATGATCAAAATAAAAACACCTGAAGAAATAGAAGTGATGCGCGAGAGTGCCCTGGTCGTCTCCAAGACCTTGGGCATGCTGGCATCGGAAATCAAACCCGGAGTAAACGCGCTATATTTGGATAAGCTTGCGGAAGAGTTCATTCGCGAACAGGGTGCGGAACCGGGATTCTTGGGCATGTACGATTTCCCGAACACCCTGAACATGAGTCCCAATGCCCAAGTGGTACACGGTATTCCCAACAAGGAACCGCTCAAGGAAGGCGATATTCTCTCGGTGGACTGCGGTGCCCTAAAAAACGGATATTACGGCGATCACGCCTATACTTTTGCTATCGGGGCAATCGACCCCGAAACCGAAAAACTGCTGCGGGTCACCAAAGAATCACTCTATATCGGTATCCGTGAATTCAAAGTGGGCAAACGCGTCGGCGATGTGGCCTACGCCATTCAAAACTATTGTGAAAGCCACGGGTACGGCGTGGTGCGCGAACTAGTGGGCCACGGCCTGGGGAAAGAGCTACACGAATCGCCCGAAATGCCGAATTATGGCCGCCGTGGCCGGGGCAAAAAGTTCAAGGAAGGCATGGTCGTGGCCATAGAACCCATGATCAACCGCGGTACCCGACGCATCAAGCAGCTGAAGGACGGATGGACCATCCTTACCGCCGACGGGCAGCCCAGTGCCCACTTCGAGCACAATGTAGCCATCGTCGATGGCAAACCGGAACTGCTTTCCACGTTCCAGTACATTTATGAGGCCTTGGGTATCAACAGTGACGAGGAGGATGAATTCCGACAATCGAAGTTGGTTATTTGA
- a CDS encoding thioredoxin family protein — protein MHKLMAFLFLFSTCSDSTQEQEEMLLGEIDLSDLHEAPYARWFANENEPYTLKDKKVEELEALLSGVSIKLFMGTWCADSQREVPRFHQIMEATDYPVESIELVALDREKTAPTTPERDFDILRVPTFIFYRDGQELGRIVEYPIQSLEDDMVRILSGEPYEHAYHN, from the coding sequence ATGCATAAATTAATGGCTTTTCTCTTCCTGTTCAGTACCTGTTCCGACAGCACCCAAGAACAGGAAGAAATGCTGCTTGGGGAGATTGATCTGTCCGATCTACATGAAGCGCCGTACGCCCGATGGTTCGCAAATGAAAACGAACCATATACCTTAAAAGATAAAAAGGTGGAAGAGCTCGAAGCCCTGCTTTCCGGTGTGAGCATCAAACTGTTCATGGGAACGTGGTGCGCCGACAGCCAACGGGAGGTCCCCCGATTCCATCAAATTATGGAAGCAACGGACTATCCCGTCGAGAGCATCGAGTTAGTGGCCCTGGACCGGGAAAAAACGGCCCCGACCACGCCTGAAAGAGACTTCGACATTCTCCGGGTTCCCACATTTATTTTTTATAGGGACGGGCAAGAGCTCGGTCGTATCGTCGAATACCCGATCCAATCCCTAGAGGATGATATGGTCCGGATACTTTCGGGGGAGCCCTACGAACACGCCTATCATAATTGA
- the gpmI gene encoding 2,3-bisphosphoglycerate-independent phosphoglycerate mutase, which yields MNKKVILMILDGWGKSPDPKISAIANADTPFVDSLYKKYPNANLLTDGMNVGLPEGQMGNSEVGHMNLGAGRIVYQDLAKINLAVEENTLKDEKVLRDAFEYAKKNNKNVHFLGLLSDGGVHSHISHVKGLIKAGNDYGVQNMFVHAFTDGRDVDPKSGKGFLVDLNVFASDKNTKLATVTGRYYAMDRDQRWERVKMAYDALVNGEGEKTSNIADAVQKSYDADVTDEFIRPIVMTDAEGKPVAQIKDDDVVIFFNFRTDRGRQLTQVLTQMNMHEKNMHKLDLYYVTMTNYDEAFEGIHVVYDKENIKETLGEVLEKAGKKQIRIAETEKYPHVTFFFNGGREVPFEGEERLLCPSPKVATYDLQPEMSAYEIRDAIIPELQKGEVDFVCLNFANPDMVGHTGVMEAAIKACETVDACAKAVITAGKENGYSTIVIADHGNCDTMVNPDGSPNTAHTTNPVPLILVDDDIKEIKDGVLGDIAPTILKMMGIEKPELMDREALV from the coding sequence ATGAACAAAAAAGTAATACTCATGATTTTGGACGGTTGGGGCAAATCCCCCGATCCCAAAATTTCCGCTATAGCCAACGCCGACACGCCATTTGTCGATTCGCTCTACAAAAAATATCCCAACGCCAATCTGTTGACCGACGGCATGAACGTGGGGCTTCCGGAAGGCCAAATGGGCAATAGTGAAGTTGGCCACATGAACCTCGGTGCGGGACGGATCGTCTATCAGGATCTGGCAAAGATCAATTTGGCCGTCGAGGAAAATACGCTCAAGGATGAAAAGGTCTTAAGGGATGCCTTTGAATACGCCAAAAAAAACAACAAAAACGTACATTTTTTGGGCCTGTTAAGTGACGGCGGCGTTCACAGCCACATCTCGCACGTCAAGGGCCTGATCAAAGCGGGGAACGATTACGGGGTTCAAAATATGTTCGTACATGCCTTTACCGACGGCCGTGACGTAGATCCAAAAAGTGGGAAGGGCTTCTTGGTGGACCTGAACGTCTTCGCTTCGGACAAAAATACCAAACTCGCTACGGTAACCGGACGCTATTACGCAATGGATCGTGATCAACGCTGGGAACGTGTAAAAATGGCCTATGATGCCCTGGTCAATGGCGAAGGTGAAAAAACCTCCAACATTGCGGATGCCGTACAGAAAAGTTACGACGCGGACGTAACCGACGAATTTATCAGACCGATCGTGATGACGGACGCCGAGGGGAAGCCCGTCGCCCAGATCAAGGACGACGATGTTGTGATTTTCTTTAATTTCCGTACGGACCGCGGAAGACAACTGACCCAAGTGCTGACCCAAATGAACATGCACGAAAAGAACATGCATAAACTCGACCTATACTATGTCACCATGACGAACTACGACGAGGCCTTTGAAGGCATTCACGTAGTGTATGACAAAGAAAACATCAAGGAAACCTTGGGTGAGGTGCTCGAAAAAGCCGGAAAAAAACAGATCCGTATTGCCGAGACCGAAAAGTATCCGCATGTTACTTTCTTCTTTAACGGTGGAAGGGAAGTGCCCTTTGAGGGCGAGGAGCGCTTGCTCTGCCCCTCACCGAAAGTGGCGACCTATGACCTGCAACCTGAGATGAGCGCCTATGAAATTAGGGATGCGATTATCCCAGAACTTCAAAAGGGCGAGGTGGATTTCGTATGCCTCAATTTTGCAAACCCCGATATGGTCGGGCACACCGGCGTTATGGAGGCGGCCATCAAAGCCTGTGAAACGGTCGATGCCTGTGCCAAGGCCGTTATCACGGCGGGCAAGGAAAACGGATATTCGACCATAGTGATCGCCGACCACGGCAATTGTGATACCATGGTCAATCCCGATGGGAGTCCGAATACGGCCCACACCACCAATCCCGTACCCCTGATCTTGGTCGATGACGATATCAAGGAAATCAAGGATGGGGTGTTAGGCGATATCGCACCGACCATCCTCAAGATGATGGGTATCGAAAAACCCGAGCTCATGGACCGGGAGGCATTGGTTTAA
- a CDS encoding ankyrin repeat domain-containing protein — translation MRKTMLTVAAACMVAVTGLSAKEISKEGHQPIGTEIANVDISSFCMAIVEGDYVTVKRMIELGEDVNRKSLGMTPAMFAARYNKVDILELLIEKGADLNIRSNNGFSVKKYAELSNAVDALVILDTALGS, via the coding sequence ATGAGAAAAACGATGTTAACCGTTGCTGCGGCCTGTATGGTCGCCGTGACCGGCCTTAGTGCCAAGGAAATTTCAAAAGAGGGTCACCAACCGATCGGTACCGAAATCGCAAATGTCGATATCAGTTCGTTCTGTATGGCCATTGTAGAAGGAGACTATGTAACCGTTAAGCGCATGATCGAGCTTGGCGAGGACGTCAACCGCAAGTCATTGGGCATGACCCCTGCCATGTTCGCCGCACGGTACAACAAGGTAGATATTCTCGAACTGCTGATCGAGAAAGGTGCCGATCTCAACATCAGGAGTAACAACGGTTTTTCGGTTAAGAAATATGCCGAACTTTCCAACGCCGTCGATGCCCTTGTCATTTTAGATACCGCACTGGGCAGCTGA
- a CDS encoding DUF6747 family protein, with product METLTHFRHLYNAAFEDCKPQFIVVLLKVYSVFCALMLLMAVYAFMHRALNGFEF from the coding sequence ATGGAAACGCTTACCCATTTTCGACATCTTTACAACGCCGCATTCGAGGATTGCAAACCCCAATTTATCGTGGTACTCCTAAAAGTGTACTCGGTATTCTGCGCCCTGATGCTTCTTATGGCGGTCTATGCGTTTATGCATCGCGCCTTGAACGGATTTGAATTCTAA